One Prunus dulcis chromosome 7, ALMONDv2, whole genome shotgun sequence DNA segment encodes these proteins:
- the LOC117636139 gene encoding protein TIC 20-I, chloroplastic-like: MIQNGCAMPAGCSSVNSRVCKPSNTGGFVLSCIPRFQTGVASPCVSSWRAHQDAMPLLHHCTVSSPFLSGDQGSLLRTIPLLPSRCRTRMAPRASKDVPYSFRFPPMTKKPKWWWRTLACLPYLMPLHETWMYAETAYHLHPFLEDFEFLTYPFLGAIGRLPSWFLMAYFFVAYLGIVRRKEWPHFFRFHVVMGMLLEIALQVIGTVSRWMPLAVYWGKVGMHFWTAVAFAYLFTVLESIRCALAGMYADIPFVCDAAYIQIPYD; this comes from the exons ATGATTCAAAATGGATGCGCCATGCCTGCTGGGTGTAGTTCTGTGAATTCCAGAGTATGTAAGCCATCAAATACTGGTGGTTTTGTCTTGTCGTGCATTCCTCGTTTTCAAACTGGGGTGGCTTCTCCATGCGTCAGTTCATGGAGAGCTCATCAGGACG CTATGCCACTTCTGCACCATTGTACTGTATCAAGCCCATTTTTAAGCGGGGATCAAGGTAGTCTGTTACGTACAATCCCTTTGTTGCCAAGCCGATGCAGAACTCGTATGGCCCCTCGAGCATCCAAGGATGTCCCATACAGTTTTCGGTTCCCTCCAATGACTAAGAAGCCAAAGTGGTGGTGGAGAACATTAGCATGCCTCCCCTATTTAATGCCCCTACATGAGACATGGATGTATGCTGAGACAGCCTATCATCTACACCCTTTCCTGGAAGACTTTGAATTCCTTACTTACCCTTTCCTGGGGGCCATTGGGAGGTTACCCAGCTGGTTCTTGATGGCATACTTTTTTGTTGCATATCTTGGAATAGTGAGGAGAAAGGAATGGCCGCATTTCTTCAGATTTCATGTGGTGATGGGCATGTTGTTGGAGATTGCCTTGCAGGTCATAGGGACTGTGAGCCGATGGATGCCACTTGCTGTCTACTGGGGTAAAGTTGGGATGCACTTCTGGACAGCCGTTGCATTTGCTTACCTATTTACAGTGTTGGAGTCCATACGCTGTGCTCTTGCTGGCATGTATGCAGATATCCCCTTCGTTTGTGATGCAGCATATATTCAAATTCCGTATGACTAA
- the LOC117635572 gene encoding protein EARLY RESPONSIVE TO DEHYDRATION 15, with product MALVSGRSTLNPNAPLFIPAALKQVEDFSPEWWQLVTTSTWYHDYWLSQQGEDGFYDNAQGDVDNVADLLPETFDLDAGEDFSSLEAQFEEFLQLSQTESKNGLETSTAVLKNLKSLEDKRSPVEPRRYAEKPAKHVSPKCSPRFIQQPR from the exons ATGGCACTGGTTTCAGGAAGATCAACGTTGAACCCGAATGCCCCACTCTTTATCCCAGCTGCTCTTAAGCAGGTGGAGGATTTCTCCCCTGAATGGTGGCAACTGGTTACCACTTCCACATGGTACCACGACTACTGGCTCAGTCAACAGGGTGAGGATGGCTTTTATGATAATGCCCAGGGTGACGTTGACAATGTTGCAGATTTGCTTCCAGAGACCTTTGATCTCGATGCTGGTGAGGACTTCTCCAGTTTAGAAGCGCAGTTTGAGGAGTTCCTTCAATTGTCTCAGACTGAAAGTAAAAATG GGTTGGAAACAAGTACTGCGGTCTTGAAGAATTTGAAATCACTGGAAGACAAACGTTCCCCAGTGGAGCCAAGGAGGTATGCTGAGAAGCCTGCCAAGCATGTGAGCCCGAAATGCAGCCCCCGCTTCATCCAGCAGCCCCGTTGA
- the LOC117636120 gene encoding GTP-binding protein BRASSINAZOLE INSENSITIVE PALE GREEN 2, chloroplastic isoform X1 has protein sequence MTTLLSIVTLPSTAKLSLKLLNNGNIHENPIPKAHLSAGFNLDKNKHGNKVSFINFAVNNQQNIETAQKVHGKITRRKGGGIGNPFLSEGRDEDERNGPFCPGCGVFMQDKDPNLPGYYQKRKLTVSELSDGEEGVEDEFEEFDDEEEEEEEEFFDGIEGKYEESDEEESELEMGDEFDWDSDDLEGKLLGKEENDLDLDGFSPAGVGYGNIKEETIEKMKKKKIPKAEKKRMAREAQKEKEEVTVCARCHSLRNYGQVKNQAAENLMPDFDFDRLIATRLIKPAASANPVVVMVVDCVDFDGSFPKRAAKSLFAALRGTENDPRLKKRLPKLVLVATKVDLLPSQVSPARLDKWVRHRAKAGGGPKLSGVYMVSSHKDLGVRNLLSFLKELAGPRGNVWVIGAQNAGKSTLINALAKKEGAKVTKLTEAPVPGTTLGILRVGGILSAKAKLFDTPGLLHPYLVSMRLNRDEQKMVEIRKELRPRTYRIKAGQTIHVGGLVRLDLIQASVETIYLTVWASPNISLHMGKIENADETWRKHGGVRLQPPIGADRAFEMGTWEEREIKVSGASWDVNSVDIAIAGLGWFSIGLKGEATLALWAYDGIEITLREPLVLDRARSLERPGFWLPKAISEAIGNQSKLEAQRKKLEMESTDFLSEASI, from the exons ATGACAACTTTGTTATCTATAGTAACTCTTCCTTCAACAGCAAAGCTGAGCTTGAAGCTTCTCAACAATGGCAACATACACGAAAACCCAATTCCGAAAGCTCACCTTTCAGCAG GCTTTAATTTagacaaaaacaaacatggcAACAAagtttcatttataaattttgcTGTAAACAACCAACAAAACATAGAGACAGCCCAGAAAGTTCATGGGAAGATTACACGAAGAAAAGGTGGTGGAATTGGAAACCCATTTTTGAGTGAAGGAAGAGATGAGGATGAGAGAAATGGGCCATTTTGCCCTGGCTGTGGGGTCTTTATGCAAGATAAGGACCCAAACCTTCCTGGGTATTATCAGAAAAGGAAGCTTACTGTATCAGAATTGTCAGATGGCGAGGAGGGTGTTGAGGATGAATTTGAAGAgtttgatgatgaagaagaagaagaagaagaggaattTTTTGATGGAATTGAGGGTAAGTATGAAGAaagtgatgaagaagaaagtgaattGGAAATGGGGGATGAGTTTGACTGGGATTCAGATGACTTGGAAGGTAAGTTGTTGgggaaggaagaaaatgatttggatttggatggTTTTTCTCCGGCAGGGGTTGGGTACGGTAACATTAAGGAGGAAACTAtagagaaaatgaagaagaagaagattccTAAAgcagaaaagaagagaatggCTAGAGAGGCgcagaaagagaaagaagaggtTACAGTGTGTGCGCGATGTCATTCGTTAAGAAATTATGGGCAGGTGAAGAATCAAGCAGCTGAAAATTTAATGcctgattttgattttgataggTTGATTGCTACCCGGTTAATTAAACCTGCTGCAAGTGCCAATCCTGTCGTGGTTATGGTTGTTGATTGTGTTGATTTTGATGGGTCATTCCCTAAACGGGCTGCAAAGTCATTGTTTGCAGCATTAAGAGGAACTGAAAATGATCCTAGGCTTAAAAAAAGACTGCCAAAGCTTGTCCTTGTGGCCACAAAGGTTGATCTCCTCCCATCACAAGTATCACCTGCTAGATTGGATAAATGGGTCCGCCATCGTGCTAAGGCTGGAGGGGGACCTAAGCTAAGTGGGGTTTATATGGTTAGTTCTCATAAGGATTTGGGTGTCAGGAATTTGTTGTCCTTCCTCAAAGAATTGGCTGGTCCTCGAGGGAATGTATGGGTTATTGGGGCTCAAAATGCAGGCAAGTCTACTCTAATAAATGCATTGGCAAAGAAAGAAGGTGCAAAGGTTACAAAGCTCACTGAAGCACCAGTTCCTGGGACAACACTGGGGATCCTGAGAGTTGGGGGGATTTTGTCGGCTAAGGCAAAGTTGTTTGACACTCCAGGACTTCTACATCCCTATTTGGTGTCCATGAGATTGAATAGGGATGAACAGAAAATGGTTGAAATACGGAAGGAGCTTCGTCCTCGGACTTATAGGATAAAG GCAGGGCAAACCATACATGTCGGTGGTTTAGTGAGACTAGACCTTATTCAAGCTTCTGTGGAAACAATTTATTTAACTGTTTGGGCTTCGCCAAATATTTCTTTACATATGGGGAAGATAGAAAATGCTGATGAGACATGGAGGAAACATGGTGGTGTTAGGTTGCAG CCTCCAATTGGTGCCGACCGTGCTTTTGAGATGGGCACATGGGAAGAGAGGGAAATCAAAGTGTCCGGAGCAAGTTGGGATGTAAATAGCGTTGATATTGCAATAGCTGGTTTAGGTTGGTTTTCTATAGGTCTCAAAGGGGAAGCAACCTTGGCATTGTGGGCATATGATGGCATTGAAATCACTTTGAGAGAACCACTAGTTCTTGATCGAGCACGATCTCTTGAGAGACCTGGGTTTTGGCTACCGAAGGCAATATCCGAGGCCATTGGAAACCAAAGCAAACTTGAAGCTCAAAGGAAAAAGCTCGAAATGGAGAGTACAGATTTCCTTTCAGAGGCGTCCATTTGA
- the LOC117636120 gene encoding GTP-binding protein BRASSINAZOLE INSENSITIVE PALE GREEN 2, chloroplastic isoform X2 has translation MTTLLSIVTLPSTAKLSLKLLNNGNIHENPIPKAHLSAGFNLDKNKHGNKVSFINFAVNNQQNIETAQKVHGKITRRKGGGIGNPFLSEGRDEDERNGPFCPGCGVFMQDKDPNLPGYYQKRKLTVSELSDGEEGVEDEFEEFDDEEEEEEEEFFDGIEGKYEESDEEESELEMGDEFDWDSDDLEGKLLGKEENDLDLDGFSPAGVGYGNIKEETIEKMKKKKIPKAEKKRMAREAQKEKEEVTVCARCHSLRNYGQVKNQAAENLMPDFDFDRLIATRLIKPAASANPVVVMVVDCVDFDGSFPKRAAKSLFAALRGTENDPRLKKRLPKLVLVATKVDLLPSQVSPARLDKWVRHRAKAGGGPKLSGVYMVSSHKDLGVRNLLSFLKELAGPRGNVWVIGAQNAGKSTLINALAKKEGAKVTKLTEAPVPGTTLGILRVGGILSAKAKLFDTPGLLHPYLVSMRLNRDEQKMVEIRKELRPRTYRIKPPIGADRAFEMGTWEEREIKVSGASWDVNSVDIAIAGLGWFSIGLKGEATLALWAYDGIEITLREPLVLDRARSLERPGFWLPKAISEAIGNQSKLEAQRKKLEMESTDFLSEASI, from the exons ATGACAACTTTGTTATCTATAGTAACTCTTCCTTCAACAGCAAAGCTGAGCTTGAAGCTTCTCAACAATGGCAACATACACGAAAACCCAATTCCGAAAGCTCACCTTTCAGCAG GCTTTAATTTagacaaaaacaaacatggcAACAAagtttcatttataaattttgcTGTAAACAACCAACAAAACATAGAGACAGCCCAGAAAGTTCATGGGAAGATTACACGAAGAAAAGGTGGTGGAATTGGAAACCCATTTTTGAGTGAAGGAAGAGATGAGGATGAGAGAAATGGGCCATTTTGCCCTGGCTGTGGGGTCTTTATGCAAGATAAGGACCCAAACCTTCCTGGGTATTATCAGAAAAGGAAGCTTACTGTATCAGAATTGTCAGATGGCGAGGAGGGTGTTGAGGATGAATTTGAAGAgtttgatgatgaagaagaagaagaagaagaggaattTTTTGATGGAATTGAGGGTAAGTATGAAGAaagtgatgaagaagaaagtgaattGGAAATGGGGGATGAGTTTGACTGGGATTCAGATGACTTGGAAGGTAAGTTGTTGgggaaggaagaaaatgatttggatttggatggTTTTTCTCCGGCAGGGGTTGGGTACGGTAACATTAAGGAGGAAACTAtagagaaaatgaagaagaagaagattccTAAAgcagaaaagaagagaatggCTAGAGAGGCgcagaaagagaaagaagaggtTACAGTGTGTGCGCGATGTCATTCGTTAAGAAATTATGGGCAGGTGAAGAATCAAGCAGCTGAAAATTTAATGcctgattttgattttgataggTTGATTGCTACCCGGTTAATTAAACCTGCTGCAAGTGCCAATCCTGTCGTGGTTATGGTTGTTGATTGTGTTGATTTTGATGGGTCATTCCCTAAACGGGCTGCAAAGTCATTGTTTGCAGCATTAAGAGGAACTGAAAATGATCCTAGGCTTAAAAAAAGACTGCCAAAGCTTGTCCTTGTGGCCACAAAGGTTGATCTCCTCCCATCACAAGTATCACCTGCTAGATTGGATAAATGGGTCCGCCATCGTGCTAAGGCTGGAGGGGGACCTAAGCTAAGTGGGGTTTATATGGTTAGTTCTCATAAGGATTTGGGTGTCAGGAATTTGTTGTCCTTCCTCAAAGAATTGGCTGGTCCTCGAGGGAATGTATGGGTTATTGGGGCTCAAAATGCAGGCAAGTCTACTCTAATAAATGCATTGGCAAAGAAAGAAGGTGCAAAGGTTACAAAGCTCACTGAAGCACCAGTTCCTGGGACAACACTGGGGATCCTGAGAGTTGGGGGGATTTTGTCGGCTAAGGCAAAGTTGTTTGACACTCCAGGACTTCTACATCCCTATTTGGTGTCCATGAGATTGAATAGGGATGAACAGAAAATGGTTGAAATACGGAAGGAGCTTCGTCCTCGGACTTATAGGATAAAG CCTCCAATTGGTGCCGACCGTGCTTTTGAGATGGGCACATGGGAAGAGAGGGAAATCAAAGTGTCCGGAGCAAGTTGGGATGTAAATAGCGTTGATATTGCAATAGCTGGTTTAGGTTGGTTTTCTATAGGTCTCAAAGGGGAAGCAACCTTGGCATTGTGGGCATATGATGGCATTGAAATCACTTTGAGAGAACCACTAGTTCTTGATCGAGCACGATCTCTTGAGAGACCTGGGTTTTGGCTACCGAAGGCAATATCCGAGGCCATTGGAAACCAAAGCAAACTTGAAGCTCAAAGGAAAAAGCTCGAAATGGAGAGTACAGATTTCCTTTCAGAGGCGTCCATTTGA